The DNA segment GAAGATGGGCCCCATCCTCGGGCCGCCGAACGCGGCGTTGGCGGACATCCCCGCGACGAACACCCCCGGGCAGATCCGCTTCGTGTTCTCCAGCGTCAGGCGCTCCGCCTTCTCGGCCCACATGGACCGCTCGCCGAGGATCTTCCCGGTTTCGGTGAACAGCCTGACGTCCGCCTTCCGCGCGATCACCGCCAGCACCTCGGTGGCGTGGCCGGTCGCGTCCACGATGTTCTTCGCCGTCACGGAGAGCGGGTCCACGTGCAGCCCCGTCATCTCCACGGGGGACCAGGTGATGACGAGCCCGATGACACGCCCCTCCCGGATCATGACGTCCTCGACGCTCATGCAGTTGAAGACCTTCGCGCCCGCCTTCGTCGCGTGCGAGCAGATCGTGGAAGCCGCCTCGACCGCATCCGCCGTGTAGTAGCCGGGCTCGTACTCCTGCGTGGTCACGCCGAAGAGGTCGAGGATCTCCTTCGCCTCCTCCTGCACCACGATCTCGTTGAACATCATCCCGCCGCCCCACATCCCTCCGCCGATGCTCAGCTTGCGCTCGAACACCGCGACCTTGCGCCCTTCCTTCGCGAGGAAGTAGGCCGCCGCCAGCCCCGCGGGGCCGGCGCCGACGATCGCCGTGTCCACGTCGACGTGGTCCATGAGTTTCCTGGAGAACCGGTCGATGATCGCCCTGGTGATGGTGATTTCGCTCAAGGCCATGGGACCCTCCTGCATGCCGCCGCAGGAAGCGGTCTTCGTATTGCGGCGGGAAACCGGGGAAGGGTTGCAGGTTTACAGGGGACCGGGCCGATCGTGAATACAAGTATATTTCACACCCGATAATGCCGGATGTCCATCGAAATCCTGCGTGATATCAAGGAGGTCCGTTCCGCGCGCCGCCGGGGGGAAGGCGGGGCGCCCCCGGGCCCCCGGAGAAATTTCATCCGCCGCGACAACTCTTCCCGCCGATGGAGGATCAAATGTTCGAGGGAGAGAGATCGGAGGCGGCACCATGAAATGCACAACCGCCGTCATCGTCGGGGTGGCGTTCGCCCTTTCCGTGTTCCCGGCGGGCGCGTCTATCGCAGGGCCGATGGAGGATATCCAGATGGCCTTCGTCCAGGGGGAATTCGAAGCGGCGTTCCGGCTCGCCAGGGCGCTGGCCGAAACGGGGGAGCCCAAGGCGCAGAACCTTCTTGGATACATGTACCAGTCGGGCAAGGGCGTGGGGCAGGACTACATCGAGGCGATGCGGTGGTACAGGAAGGCGGCGGCCCAGGGCGATTCGGAGGCGCTGAACAACGTCGGTGTCATGTTCGAAAACGGCCAGGGCGTGGAGCTCGACTATGGCGAAGCGGTGAAGTGGTACAAGGACGCCGCGGCCCACGGGAACCCGGTCGCCCGGAACAACCTCGGCGTCATGTTCGCGTACGGGAAAGGGGTGCCGCAGGACTTCATATCCGCGTATGTGTGGTTCGACCTTGCGGCCACCTCGTATTCCGAGTGGGACATGGACCGGCGGGAGATCGCGGTAGGGAACCGGGACAACGCGGCGTACCGGCTGAGTCCCGGACAGCTCTCAATCGCGAAGAAGCTTGCGGCCGAGATGAAGCGGAAGGCGGAAAGGTAAGGCAAGGGAGCGGAGCCGGCGGTCGGCCGCGGCAACAAATTCCGTGGCCATCCCTGGCTGCCGCGGCATTCGAGCATCCCTGCCCTTCAGGATTGAATTGGTCGGTTCAATCCCTCACGAATTCGGCATGGGAAGAATCATGGGGCCGGCGGTCGGCCGCGGCAACAAAGTCCGTAGCCATCCCTGGCTGCC comes from the Thermodesulfobacteriota bacterium genome and includes:
- a CDS encoding sulfide-dependent adenosine diphosphate thiazole synthase, coding for MALSEITITRAIIDRFSRKLMDHVDVDTAIVGAGPAGLAAAYFLAKEGRKVAVFERKLSIGGGMWGGGMMFNEIVVQEEAKEILDLFGVTTQEYEPGYYTADAVEAASTICSHATKAGAKVFNCMSVEDVMIREGRVIGLVITWSPVEMTGLHVDPLSVTAKNIVDATGHATEVLAVIARKADVRLFTETGKILGERSMWAEKAERLTLENTKRICPGVFVAGMSANAAFGGPRMGPIF
- a CDS encoding tetratricopeptide repeat protein, with the translated sequence MKCTTAVIVGVAFALSVFPAGASIAGPMEDIQMAFVQGEFEAAFRLARALAETGEPKAQNLLGYMYQSGKGVGQDYIEAMRWYRKAAAQGDSEALNNVGVMFENGQGVELDYGEAVKWYKDAAAHGNPVARNNLGVMFAYGKGVPQDFISAYVWFDLAATSYSEWDMDRREIAVGNRDNAAYRLSPGQLSIAKKLAAEMKRKAER